The following are encoded together in the Fusarium keratoplasticum isolate Fu6.1 chromosome 1, whole genome shotgun sequence genome:
- a CDS encoding Ribose-phosphate diphosphokinase: MLDQMANDIKLLSGSGHPELSSLMATRLGITVANTICLKYSNQETSVSIGESVRDEDVFIVQSVAPGQVNDGIMEVFITANACRSASARSITVVLPFFPYSRQDKKDKSRAPISARLMANMLQVSGVDHVITMDLHASQIQGFFNVPVDNLFAEPSIFRWIRENLNIDDCVIVSPDAGGAKRATSIADRLKTAFALIHKERPRPNVVGRMVLVGDVKDKAAIIVDDMADTCGTLAKAAATLNEHGARQVFAIVTHGILSGNAIETINNSCLSGLVVTNTVPLGDKVERCPKLKVIDVSGTLAEAIRRTHNGESVSYLFTNAPL; the protein is encoded by the exons ATGCTGGATCAAATGGCCAACGATATCAAGCTCCTCTCGGGGAGTGGCCACCCGGAGCTCAGCTCCCTGATGGCCACCCG ACTCGGCATCACTGTCGCAAACACCATATGCCTGAAGTACTCGAACCAGGAGACGAGCGTCTCCATCGGCGAGTCGGTTCGTGATGAGGATGTATTCATCGTTCAGTCGGTCGCGCCGGGCCAGGTCAACGATGGCATCATGGAGGTCTTTATCACGGCCAATGCTTGCCGCAGCGCTTCAGCTCGAAGCATCACCGTCGTCCTCCCCTTCTTTCCCTACAGCAGacaggacaagaaggacaagtcGCGCGCCCCAATCAGCGCGAGGCTGATGGCAAACATGCTGCAGGTGTCTGGTGTC GACCATGTCATCACGATGGACCTGCACGCCTCGCAAATCCAGGGCTTCTTCAACGTGCCCGTGGACAACCTCTTTGCTGAGCCTTCCATCTTTCGATGGATCCGGGAGAATCTAAACATTGACGACTGCGTCATTGTCTCACCTGATGCTGGAGGCGCGAAGCGTGCGACATCTATTGCTGATCGTCTTAAGACTGCATTTGCTTTGATCCACAAGGAGCGTCCACGTCCTAACGTCGTCGGCCGGATGGTGCTGGTCGGTGATGTTAAGGATAAGGCTGCTATCATTGTGGATGATATGGCGGATACCTGTGGAACT CTTGCAAAGGCGGCGGCCACGCTTAATGAGCATGGGGCCCGTCAGGTCTTTGCGATTGTTACCCACGGAATTCTCAGTGGTAATGCCATTGAGACTATTAACAATTCTTGCCTTTCTGGCTTGGTCGTAACCAACA CTGTGCCGC TTGGCGACAAGGTTGAACGCTGCCCCAAGCTTAAGGTGATTGATGTGTCTGGAACTCTGGCTGAG GCCATTCGGAGAACCCACAACGGCGAGTCCGTCTCGTACCTCTTCACTAACGCTCCTCTGTGA